Genomic window (Thermoplasmatales archaeon):
TATATGGAAAATGTATAAAGGATAAGATATTTGTTTTTCCTTGCGGAAGGGGTTCAACGGTTGGCTCGTATGTAATTTATGCTCTAAAAAGGAATGGAGTTGCTCCTAAGGCAATAATAAATAAGGAGACGGAAACAATAGTTGCAACTGGGGCAATAATTGCTGGCTTAGTATGCGTTGATGGAATTGATATAGATGCCATAGAAGATGGGGATATTGTTATAGTGGATGCAAAAGAAGAAGAAGCGGATGTGATAGTGGAAAAATGATTATCATAAAATTAGGAGGAAGTGTTATAAGTGATAAAGAAAAGCCATTCTCCTTCAATAAAAGAATTGTTGAGCAGATTGCAGATGAAATTAAGCCATTTTACCCAGAAAAAAAATTTTTGATTGTGCATGGCGGCGGGAGCTACGGCCATCCTCTGGCTAAAAAATATGGAATAAAGGGTGGATGGAGCAAGGAAAAGGCGGCGGGATTTTATAAGACGCATAGGGCAATGATGGAATTGAACATGAAAATAGT
Coding sequences:
- a CDS encoding DUF126 domain-containing protein, which gives rise to MNMKGRTIYPGKVKGEAIVSREAFSFYGGVDTKSGIIIDKNSSLYGKCIKDKIFVFPCGRGSTVGSYVIYALKRNGVAPKAIINKETETIVATGAIIAGLVCVDGIDIDAIEDGDIVIVDAKEEEADVIVEK